One part of the Notolabrus celidotus isolate fNotCel1 unplaced genomic scaffold, fNotCel1.pri scaffold_511_arrow_ctg1, whole genome shotgun sequence genome encodes these proteins:
- the LOC117809882 gene encoding LOW QUALITY PROTEIN: IQ motif and SEC7 domain-containing protein 2-like (The sequence of the model RefSeq protein was modified relative to this genomic sequence to represent the inferred CDS: inserted 1 base in 1 codon) yields MQEMVDRLGIESVEMLERKYGGPFVSRRAARTIQTAFRQYRMNKNFERLRSSASESRMTRRIILSNMRMQYSFDERQPQGQGSGGQRGSDDTGDDSFSKQVKSLADSMDDSLTCQSGREDSQEAGGEGEDEEEDYRECPWRNANTSSRRMAGRVGGVGGGAAMHEDSTATSFSDVTLYMDEGCMPSSPLSRPASSTDTEYWGEGGRGGPGGREDSRETEGGSSNSRRSSTPCTECRVEYRGRAGGGGGGGGGGGGGGGHLPVLTIEPPSDSSVDMSDRSERGSIGRLVYEQDPSGGQTRSPANVPLPMPSARTLPSHPLPHPLQHTHSHPHTHPPPIPHLPTVLHHHPQYSQPHPMHMHHVHGGVPYMQHAHHFAQHHYHHLHHQHQQHQHQQHQHHHGYPEPPSSPLPSPVPPLTPLSPLPPPLTPSPLSSSSSSALQNMEVQQQHLAHHPHLHHHHHLLCSDGDNESVNSTTTNSNDDTTVNNCSSGSSSRDSLREPIGGATLGKQTYQRESHHSWDSPAFNNDVVQRRQYRIGLNLFNKKPEKGIQYLIERGFVSDTPVGIARFILERKGLSRQMIGEFLGSRQQFNKDVLDCVLDEMDFSGMDLDDALRKFQAQIKVQGEAQRVERLVEAFSQRYCVCNPVLIRQFQNPDTIFILAFAIILLNTDMYSPNVKPERKMKLEDFIKNLRGVDNGQDIPRDLLVAIYGRIQKWELRTNDDHVSQVQAVERMVVGKKPVLSLPHRRLVCCCQLFEVPDPNRAQRSGIHQREVFLFNDLLMVTKIFQKKKTSVTYNFRQSXPLLDMQVHTFQNT; encoded by the exons atgcaggaaatggtcgaccggctggggaTCGAAtcg GTGGAGATGCTGGAGAGGAAGTACGGGGGTCCGTTTGTGTCTCGGCGGGCAGCGAGGACGATCCAGACGGCGTTCAGGCAGTACCGCATGAACAAGAACTTTGAACGCCTCCGAAGCTCCGCCTCCGAGAGCAGGATGACCCGCCGCATCATCCTGTCCAACATGAGGATGCAg TACTCCTTTGATGAGCGTCAGCCGCAGGGTCAGGGGTCAGGAGGTCAGCGGGGGTCAGATGACACTGGAGACGACTCCTTCTCTAAACAG GTGAAGTCTCTAGCCGACTCCATGGACGACTCCCTCACCTGCCAGTCGGGCCGTGAAGACTCCCAAGAAgcgggaggagaggg ggaagacgaggaggaggactaCAGGGAGTGCCCGTGGCGCAACGCTAACACGTCCTCCAGACGCATGGCGGGCCGAGTGGGAGGCGTGGGCGGAGGTGCCGCCATGCACGAGGACAGCACCGCCACCTCCTTCAGCGACGTCACCCTCTACATGGACGAAGGCTGCATGCCCTCCTCGCCGCTGTCCCGCCCCGCCTCCAGCACCGACACAGAGTACTGGGGAGAAGGGGGAAGAGGGGGTCCAGGGGGGAGGGAGGACAGCAGGGAGACGGAGGGAGGTAGCAGTAACAGCCGCAGGAGCAGCACCCCCTGCACTGAGTGTCGAGTGGAGTACAGAGGGAgggcaggaggagggggaggaggaggaggaggaggaggaggaggagggggacacCTTCCCGTCCTGACCATAGAACCGCCCAGTGACAGCTCAGTGGACATGAGTGACAG GTCGGAGCGAGGATCCATCGGACGCCTCGTGTACGAACAAGATCCGTCAGGA GGACAGACCCGTTCCCCCGCCAACGTCCCGCTACCGATGCCTTCAGCCCGAACCCTGCCCTCTCACCCGCTGCCTCACCCGCTCCaacacacccactcacaccCCCACACTCACCCTCCACCCATCCCCCACCTACCCACTGTCCTGCACCACCACCCGCAGTACAGCCAGCCTCACCCCATGCACATGCACCACGTGCACGGCGGCGTTCCCTACATGCAGCACGCTCACCACTTCGCCCAGCACCACTACCACCACCTGcaccaccaacaccaacagcaccaacaccaacaacaccaacaccaccacGGCTACCCAgaacccccctcctcccctctgcccTCCCCTGTCCCTCCTCTcacccctctctcacccctgcCTCCCCCCCTCACGCCCtcccctctgtcctcctcctcctcttcagcgcTCCAGAACATGgaggtgcagcagcagcacctcgCCCACCACcctcacctccaccaccaccaccacctcctttGCTCGGACGGAGACAACGAGAGCGTCaactccaccaccaccaacTCCAacgacgacaccaccgtcaacAACTGCAGCTCGGGCTCCTCGTCGCGGGACAGCCTGCGGGAGCCGATAGGAGGAGCCACGCTGGGGAAGCAGACCTATCAGAGGGAGAGCCACCACAGCTGGGACTCCCCCGCCTTCAACAACGACGTGGTGCAGCGGCGGCAATATCGCATCGGACTCAACCTGTTCAACAA AAAGCCGGAGAAGGGGATCCAGTACCTGATCGAGAGGGGCTTTGTGTCAGACACACCTGTCGGCATCGCGAGGTTCATCCTGGAGAGGAAAGGTCTGAGCCGGCAGATGATCGGGGAGTTCCTGGGCAGCCGGCAGCAGTTCAACAAAGACGTCCTCGA ctgtgtccTGGATGAGATGGATTTCTCAGGGATGGATCTGGACGACGCTCTGAGGAAGTTTCAGGCTCAGATTAAAGTTCAGGGTGAAGCTCAGCGGGTGGAGCGGCTCGTGGAGGCCTTCAG tcagcGGTACTGTGTTTGTAACCCGGTGCTGATCCGGCAGTTCCAGAATCCAGACACCATCTTCATCCTGGCCTTTGCAATCATCCTCCTCAACACGGACATGTACAGCCCCAACGTGAAGCcggagaggaagatgaagctGGAGGACTTCATCAAGAACTTGCGGG GCGTTGATAACGGTCAGGACATCCCTCGAGACCTCCTGGTGGCGATCTATGGAAGGATCCAGAAATGGGAGTTGAGGACCAACGACGACCACGTGTCTCAGGTCCAGGCGGTGGAGAGGATGGTGGTCGGGAAGAAGCCG GTGCTGTCACTGCCTCATCGTAGGTTGGTGTGCTGCTGTCAGCTGTTTGAGGTTCCCGATCCGAACCGAGCTCAGAGGAGCGGCATCCATCAGAGAGAAGTCTTCCTGTTCAACGACCTACTCATG